The following coding sequences are from one Zalophus californianus isolate mZalCal1 chromosome 5, mZalCal1.pri.v2, whole genome shotgun sequence window:
- the PWWP2A gene encoding PWWP domain-containing protein 2A isoform X2, translated as MLLNQTEVKASDCVRIWISNLQKEGAKRFGPHGIPVTVFPKREYKEKPEAMQLQSNTFREGTEVKREVNGAVPNDPSPISPPEPGLAESLWTSKPPPLFHEGAPYPPPLFIRDTYNQSIPQPPPRKIKRPKRKMYREEPTSIMNAIKLRPRQVLCDKCKNSVVAEKKEIRKGSSASDSSKYEDKKRKNESVTTVNKKLKTDHKVDGKNQNESQKRNAVVKVSSIAHSRGRVVKVSAQANTSKAQLSTKKVLQSKNMDHAKAREVLKIAKEKAQKKQSETSTSKNAHSKVHFTRRYQSPSSGSLPPRVRLKPQRYRNEENDSSLKTGLEKMRSGKMAPKPQSRCTSTRSAGEAPSENQSPSKGPEEASSEVQDTSEVLVPGEQDEPQTLGKKGSKSNISVYMTLNQKKSDSSSASVCSIDSTDDLKSSNSECSSSESFDFPPGSMHAPSTSSTSSSSKEEKKLSNSLKMKVFSKNVSKCVTPDGRTICVGDIVWAKIYGFPWWPARILTITVSRKDNGLLVRQEARISWFGSPTTSFLALSQLSPFLENFQSRFNKKRKGLYRKAITEAAKAAKQLTPEVRALLTQFET; from the coding sequence GTTTGGGCCCCATGGGATCCCTGTGACGGTGTTTCCCAAAAGGGAATATAAGGAGAAACCTGAAGCCATGCAGCTCCAAAGTAATACATTCCGAGAAGGGACAGAAGTCAAGCGTGAAGTGAATGGTGCTGTTCCCAATGACCCTTCTCCCATCTCGCCTCCCGAGCCGGGCTTGGCTGAAAGCCTGTGGACTTCCAAACCACCGCCTCTCTTCCATGAAGGAGCACCTTACCCTCCCCCTTTGTTTATCAGGGACACCTATAACCAGTCAATACCTCAGCCACCACCTCGGAAAATTAAGCGACCCAAACGAAAAATGTACAGGGAAGAACCTACTTCAATAATGAATGCTATTAAACTGCGACCCAGGCAAGTCCTGTGTGACAAATGTAAAAACAGTGTTGTtgcggagaaaaaggaaattagaaaaggtAGTAGTGCAAGTGACTCTTCtaaatatgaagataaaaaaCGGAAAAATGAAAGTGTAACTACTGtgaacaaaaaactgaaaactgacCATAAAGTGGATGGGAAAAACCAAAACGAAAGCCAGAAAAGAAATGCTGTGGTGAAGGTTTCCAGTATTGCTCACAGCAGAGGCAGAGTAGTCAAAGTTTCTGCTCAGGCAAATACATCAAAAGCTCAGTTAAGTACTAAAAAAGTGCTCCAGAGTAAGAACATGGATCATGCAAAAGCTCGGGAAGTGTTGAAAATTGCCAAAGAAAAGGCACAAAAGAAGCAAAGTGAAACCTCTACATCCAAAAATGCACATTCAAAGGTCCATTTCACACGTCGCTATCAGAGTCCTAGCTCAGGTTCCCTTCCACCCCGGGTTCGTTTAAAACCACAAAGGTacaggaatgaagaaaatgactCTTCTTTGAAGACAGGACTTGAGAAAATGCGGAGTGGCAAGATGGCACCCAAGCCCCAGTCTCGCTGCACCTCTACCCGCTCAGCAGGTGAGGCCCCTTCAGAAAATCAGAGTCCCTCAAAAGGCCCTGAAGAGGCCAGCAGTGAGGTTCAGGACACCAGTGAAGTGCTTGTGCCTGGTGAGCAGGATGAACCACAGACACTGGGCAAAAAGGGCAGCAAAAGCAATATCTCTGTTTACATGACCctaaatcaaaagaaatctgaCTCTTCCAGTGCTTCAGTGTGTAGCATTGATAGCACAGATGATTTGAAATCCTCCAACTCTGAGTGTAGTTCTTCCGAAAGCTTTGATTTTCCTCCAGGCAGTATGCATGCACCTTCcacctcctccacttcctcctcttcaaaggaagagaaaaagctcAGTAATTCCTTGAAAATGAAAGTCTTTTCCAAAAACGTCTCTAAATGCGTCACACCAGATGGCAGGACCATATGTGTAGGGGACATTGTTTGGGCCAAGATCTATGGCTTCCCTTGGTGGCCAGCCCGTATTCTCACTATAACTGTGAGCCGGAAAGATAACGGCCTTTTAGTCCGACAGGAGGCCCGCATTTCGTGGTTTGGGTCTCCAACAACCTCTTTTCTTGCTCTTTCGCAACTCTCCCCCTTTTTAGAAAACTTCCAGTCACGCTTtaataagaagagaaagggccTATACCGCAAGGCCATCACAGAGGCGGCTAAGGCTGCCAAGCAGCTGACCCCTGAAGTGCGGGCTCTGTTGACACAGTTTGAAACGTGA
- the PWWP2A gene encoding PWWP domain-containing protein 2A isoform X5 translates to MQLQSNTFREGTEVKREVNGAVPNDPSPISPPEPGLAESLWTSKPPPLFHEGAPYPPPLFIRDTYNQSIPQPPPRKIKRPKRKMYREEPTSIMNAIKLRPRQVLCDKCKNSVVAEKKEIRKGSSASDSSKYEDKKRKNESVTTVNKKLKTDHKVDGKNQNESQKRNAVVKVSSIAHSRGRVVKVSAQANTSKAQLSTKKVLQSKNMDHAKAREVLKIAKEKAQKKQSETSTSKNAHSKVHFTRRYQSPSSGSLPPRVRLKPQRYRNEENDSSLKTGLEKMRSGKMAPKPQSRCTSTRSAGEAPSENQSPSKGPEEASSEVQDTSEVLVPGEQDEPQTLGKKGSKSNISVYMTLNQKKSDSSSASVCSIDSTDDLKSSNSECSSSESFDFPPGSMHAPSTSSTSSSSKEEKKLSNSLKMKVFSKNVSKCVTPDGRTICVGDIVWAKIYGFPWWPARILTITVSRKDNGLLVRQEARISWFGSPTTSFLALSQLSPFLENFQSRFNKKRKGLYRKAITEAAKAAKQLTPEVRALLTQFET, encoded by the coding sequence ATGCAGCTCCAAAGTAATACATTCCGAGAAGGGACAGAAGTCAAGCGTGAAGTGAATGGTGCTGTTCCCAATGACCCTTCTCCCATCTCGCCTCCCGAGCCGGGCTTGGCTGAAAGCCTGTGGACTTCCAAACCACCGCCTCTCTTCCATGAAGGAGCACCTTACCCTCCCCCTTTGTTTATCAGGGACACCTATAACCAGTCAATACCTCAGCCACCACCTCGGAAAATTAAGCGACCCAAACGAAAAATGTACAGGGAAGAACCTACTTCAATAATGAATGCTATTAAACTGCGACCCAGGCAAGTCCTGTGTGACAAATGTAAAAACAGTGTTGTtgcggagaaaaaggaaattagaaaaggtAGTAGTGCAAGTGACTCTTCtaaatatgaagataaaaaaCGGAAAAATGAAAGTGTAACTACTGtgaacaaaaaactgaaaactgacCATAAAGTGGATGGGAAAAACCAAAACGAAAGCCAGAAAAGAAATGCTGTGGTGAAGGTTTCCAGTATTGCTCACAGCAGAGGCAGAGTAGTCAAAGTTTCTGCTCAGGCAAATACATCAAAAGCTCAGTTAAGTACTAAAAAAGTGCTCCAGAGTAAGAACATGGATCATGCAAAAGCTCGGGAAGTGTTGAAAATTGCCAAAGAAAAGGCACAAAAGAAGCAAAGTGAAACCTCTACATCCAAAAATGCACATTCAAAGGTCCATTTCACACGTCGCTATCAGAGTCCTAGCTCAGGTTCCCTTCCACCCCGGGTTCGTTTAAAACCACAAAGGTacaggaatgaagaaaatgactCTTCTTTGAAGACAGGACTTGAGAAAATGCGGAGTGGCAAGATGGCACCCAAGCCCCAGTCTCGCTGCACCTCTACCCGCTCAGCAGGTGAGGCCCCTTCAGAAAATCAGAGTCCCTCAAAAGGCCCTGAAGAGGCCAGCAGTGAGGTTCAGGACACCAGTGAAGTGCTTGTGCCTGGTGAGCAGGATGAACCACAGACACTGGGCAAAAAGGGCAGCAAAAGCAATATCTCTGTTTACATGACCctaaatcaaaagaaatctgaCTCTTCCAGTGCTTCAGTGTGTAGCATTGATAGCACAGATGATTTGAAATCCTCCAACTCTGAGTGTAGTTCTTCCGAAAGCTTTGATTTTCCTCCAGGCAGTATGCATGCACCTTCcacctcctccacttcctcctcttcaaaggaagagaaaaagctcAGTAATTCCTTGAAAATGAAAGTCTTTTCCAAAAACGTCTCTAAATGCGTCACACCAGATGGCAGGACCATATGTGTAGGGGACATTGTTTGGGCCAAGATCTATGGCTTCCCTTGGTGGCCAGCCCGTATTCTCACTATAACTGTGAGCCGGAAAGATAACGGCCTTTTAGTCCGACAGGAGGCCCGCATTTCGTGGTTTGGGTCTCCAACAACCTCTTTTCTTGCTCTTTCGCAACTCTCCCCCTTTTTAGAAAACTTCCAGTCACGCTTtaataagaagagaaagggccTATACCGCAAGGCCATCACAGAGGCGGCTAAGGCTGCCAAGCAGCTGACCCCTGAAGTGCGGGCTCTGTTGACACAGTTTGAAACGTGA